The Plectropomus leopardus isolate mb chromosome 1, YSFRI_Pleo_2.0, whole genome shotgun sequence sequence ACATTCGCATTTAGCCCCAAGTAGGAAGCCTCACAGATCCGTTTGCATGGCTGTAGACTATTAGTCTTGTTTGAAATTGTGCTTTAGTCAATCAAGTAGTAACGATTGAAGGAATGATtgtacttaaataaaatgtcagccCACCATCTGTGCACTTCAAACagggaaaccagaagaccaTCATGACACCAGTTGCCAGTTAGCAtcataataaaatgttgaaagaacaaagcatattaaTCATGCGGCAGTGAACAACTCAAACCACCAGGAAACGTTTTTACGAAAGAGCTCTCTACTGCgttgagctgaactgccaatcagagggaTTTATTCCCGGCTATATGGTCTCCAACACAATTTAAATATGctgaatgacctgaaaaaaaagaacacactgCAGAGACTAGGGCGAAAAATGCTCACTGATGGCCCAACATTGACCGACAGCTAACCGACAGCTTGTTGTGTCAGGGCTGAATGACGCAGCCAACCTGCTTTATTGTAACCACGAGGGTGTAGTGTGACAGTGAGCAAATAACCCATTAACTGCCATCAGTCCTCAAAGGAGCAAGATGagcacagggagaaaaaaagatatagagaaaaagataaatatatatcaaatatttactATGTAAAATGACCAAGATTGTCCTTCCCTtggcagaaaaatgtgtttatgtaggAAACCAAACCATTACACATAAagtttaatttaacaaaaaaaaaggttttcagagCCTTTAGACCTTTTTTATTTGGTCTCaattcagtaaaataatttcagtgaCTCTGATTAAAAGGGTAGGGAAATGTATGGGAGATAAGAATCAATGGGTTAGTCTGCATGTctgtacatgtttgtgtttatgtgcctGTGCTGTAAACCGGCTTTGATTGTGGGATGCACTCCACGAATTCATCCTGTTGCCACAgtgttctctgtctctttgaaATGATGGCTGTTTTCTAAGAAAGTCAGCCACTTGTTAGGGCGGGAGAACTCTTAAAGACATGAAAGAATGTGCGTCATTCTTCATACTGTActttatatgaatattttagGCTGGTTTGTGACATGTGGTTACTGACAAACAGGCTGCACAAGTATTTTTCTCAAAGTGAGGATGACATGAACAGATTGTGATTGGGGTTTCAGAGCatgtcaggacatttttatgaacataAACAAATGACTTGTTTGTCTTAATTTGGACTTTATACAGTGTGGCATGTGCACAGGTTGTGAAATATTGTACATATGACTGATGTctccctgcatgtgtgtgtttgtgttcagagcTGTGTACGGTGATCAGGGGTCGACagccaacatgcacacacaccccaGCACTGATTGGCCCCGTTTACAGAGGTATTAATTTtacaccagacacacacacacacacacacacacagacaaacactttATGATTAACGTACCCGCGTTTTGTTAAATGTCTCGTAAACTCTTCtgttcagttctttttttatctgttcataTTAAGCATTTTTAATACGTTTTCTGATAATAATCATGATTCACTGTCTCTCACGCTATCTTTCCCTCTCCtcatcttctttttctgtttttgtccttcCTGTAGCCATGTGATTAAGGagactctgtctctctctacaCCCTGTGGTCTGTCCATCTCTTGTCCTCAGCAGACTTCTCACTTCCCCTCTGCTGTTAGGTATCACCCTCAGTTTTACTCTCTCTGAATGCTAGAAATTAAGAACCAAGGAAGGAAAATCTCACTGTTTGCAGGAAGTCTATGCAATATTTGGGagttattaaaattatatattatacattagGATTTGTGattcattttagtattttgaagTTTATTATCTGTTTAATTGTGGCGTATAAACTGATCCAAATCAAGTGTTTTTCACTTTCCCAGCAGTCTGGATGATTCACGGTCATCAACGCCAAAGAGTGACTCAGAGCTGTCCAATCAGAACAAAGACAATCCTGAGATGTTGTGGACTTGGGGAGAGCTGCCACAGGCTGCCCAGGTATtctcccacacactcacacacacacacacacacacacacacacactgcagaaagTACTTCAGCACTTtgaccttgacatttttttaattattagtcTGTATGTTGAATATGCAGCTTACACCAGCAGCCTGTTAGCTTAGCACAGCACGAAGACTGGAAACCACAAGCCTGAATCTGCCCAActgtaacaaaatctgcctaaAAGCACCTCTGCAGTTTATTGTTAAACTTTATTGATGTAAGTAgcagttgccaggcaaccaaAAGATACAGAAAGTTATGCCTGACCAAGAAATAGCCAGGCACCTAACCaaccataaataaaattgtcaaTTTCCCGCCTTTGTATTTCTGTGGATTAAACAAAGGAGAAGTAGTGTGTTTATTCATGAGCTAAGGATTTGCTGGTAGGTAAGCTAAATCTGCAAGCTGTTTTCcccatttcccttttttctccccatgttaAGCTAACAGACAGCTGGCTCCAGCCgcttatttattataaaatgtgtattttagatACATTTTGTATGTGTTAGTGATGCCAGTCTTCTGAACTAAAGAGAGTGAATAGGCATAGAAACAGTATAAACATTTCTGAGCAcacctacaaaaaaaagattgtgaAATAACTTTaatccctctctctgtcataGCCGTCCTTCCTGACCTCCCACCAGAAGCAGGACCCTGTCCCAGCAGTCTCCGTCCCGGTGTCTGCCAGCACTCACTTCAGAGCCATCAATGACTCTGAACCCCCCTCCCTCACTGTCTATGCTCCCCAGCTAGGGGAGACCGCTGCTCACAGTGGGGACAAGGACACTGAAGAAAGCAAAAATGGAGCCAGGGTCGAACTAACCACAAAGACTGGGGACAGGGCTGCAGGTGAGCATGGCAGTTACATGGAAGACAAAATTGCTTTTGATGTgcaaagtattcttttaagtAGCTAGAATGACATCACAGTgtaaaatgataattaattCTGTAAATTTTACTATAACTCACTTCATCACATCAAGCTGAAAGCTTTCTGTGAAATGCTTGCACCTCTGACAGATTTGCAGCATTTCAGTGACCTCtagtggtgtttttgttgttttaagttcatattttacaaacttgCCCTCTCTGCATAAATCAAATGTGACTTAACTTTTTCATGGATGAATCATAAATCAGCAGCCTGATTTGAGTGGTAAATGAAGTGATTGTAAAATTGCAAAATCCTAATGTAAATTTGGATAATAAAGTAACCCTCATGTATGAGAAGATCCTAGTGACCCGAAAgcttatgtaatgtttttttctttcatgtcattttatattttacgattgtttttttttaatgtatcagttgattgtgtgctgtgtgttttttctctgaagGGAGAGAGGTAGAAAGTGTTGGGCCAGCATGTGAAGAGATGGAGGGTTTAACAGCCTGCTCAGCATCTCCCAGGATTCTCCTTGATCACATTGACGAAGGTGGAAATAGAGGAAGTCCTGTCAGGAGAACTGATTCACCATCTAAGAAGAAAGGTATCACCGCtctatcacaaaaaaaaaacaaaggatcTTGAGctcaaaatgtctgtttgtgtcatCTTCATGCTACTAACAATGTGTGATATTGTGTCTCATTAGAGAAGAGGAGCCAACACCTTGGTGCTGATGGCGTATACCTGGATGACATCACAGAGCTTGAGCCTGAAGTAGCTGCTCTCTACTTTCCTAAAAGGTTCAGTAATGAACATATACATGtactgaaaatgtttgtgtactttatatatctttatatgAGTGGAAAACGTACTCCAAACCAAATACATATGCCTACTGGGCTTTCATGTGGCGTAATTCACCCTCAGAGATGTTTATTAGTGTCCTGTTATTCAGAAGTTACTttttgactatttaaaaaatgatcactgCTGTATTGTAAATACTTTCAGTAATTACAGCTATTACAGTTAAATAATTGTGGTGGCCGTAGTTGGCTGCTTTGAATATTGCTGACTTTTAAGATTAGCTGCTGTTCTTTCAGTACTCTAGAACACTTAAGGCAagagtttatttaatttatttcatgtttcagAGAAGCATGTgtgttagagtgtgtgtgtttcactctCAGTGATGGAGGCAGTAGCTCAATGAAAGCTGACTCCGATATGTTGATGATGGGAGCGCGGAGTGCTAATCAGTCCCCGCAGTCTGTGAGCAGCAGTGGTATGGACAGCGGTGTGGACAGTTTGTCTGACCACGTGGGGGACCTGCCTCATGTGGCCATCTCTTTGTGCGGTGGACTCACTGACAACAGGGAGATCACAAGAGGTAGGATATGGAAGGTGATGACAGAAGGACAAAAGATAAAAGGACAGtggatttccttttttctgtttaaaacacATCCATGCTGATTTGCGTGTGTTCTTgccctgtgtgtctgtgtctgtgtctctgtgtgtgtgtgtgtgtgtgtgtgtgtgtgtgtgtgtgtgtgtttcatgctaCAGAGCAGTTCCAGGAGAGGGCAATTTCCTACCAGCAGTTCTCTGAAAACCCCTCTATAATCGATGACCCTAACCTGGTGGTAAAGATAGGAAACAAGTATGTACTGCGATCTTATACTAAGTACCAAAGCGTGGCACACATTTAGACTAAGTGCAGAAACTGAAACAGCCAccagttgttgttttattagTAGTCATAACATTTTTAGACTAAAGTCTGTCTTTGCATTAGTGTGTATTAGAAATCCTGGCAGACCTTCTCCAGGACCATAACTTATATAAATAGTTTATTTATAGCTCTGGCAGTCATTTCATAATATAATaccatttaaagtaaaatacaatatatcTTTTcgaaatcacaaaacaaaatcaataacatTGGTGGCACCATGCTGCATTAACAAACAGACATTTCAGAAgaatagtatgacattttgggaaatgcgcttttttttgctgtcttacTACTTTACCACCCAAGTGATCAATTTGTCTGTCATGTACTCACCCTATGTTAAATTTATCtataaaactatatcaaaatatctgtGTACAAACTCTAATGTAACTCATGCagaataatccaagtcttattttaTCCAGTCCTATGCTCACTACATCCAAAATAGACAGCCCTCTCCAAAAGAGAACTGAACTACAAGTGCTCATAGCTCCCTCTGTTGTCTGTTGTAGGTACTACAACTGGAGCACAGCAGCTCCTGTCATGTTGGCCATGCAGGTGTACCAGAAACCACTGCCGCAGGTAAGAACACCACAGTGATAGACAAATATATACTCTCATTGGTTTTCAGTTGACTGTATTTTGTTATGTTATCAACTCATGGTGTTAGAGGAGGAGTAGGTATTTAAGTTAAAGTACCCATTATTAATACCAAAAGGTAGTTAAAGtatctaattataataattagtaCTAATTATGCAACAGCTCTCagttttacattattatatattttattatatattttcttacatggtattattattatcattattattattgttactgatGCATATTGTGTAAGCAGCATGTTCATGGTTAGTTTAATCTACAAAATGCATAATATTTGTAACTTAAAATTTGATtctgcaaaaactgtcaaatggATGCAACagagtaaaatgtacaatatttcttTCTGAAATATAATTAAGTAGAAGTATAGAGTACTGTAGCatgaaatagaaatactcaGGTAGAGTACAAATTCCtcaaaaatatacttaagtaTAGTATTTGAGTAGATGTAAATAGTTCCATGCAACTAGTGGTCATCATATGTAGTTACATGCTATTGTATGCCACACTAgtgttcttattttatttttatgttctctatagttttatttattatttattgtggtGGCCCACATAACCTGAAAACATGTAGTAACTGAGGAAAAAAGTTATAAAGCAAAGACTGAGTggaaaacattcaaaacaacaatattgtacttttaagtTATTTGAATATATTATGTGTTGGTGTCTTTTACTGCACTGCAACCCTGGCATCACTCTCTTTTGTGCACTCCCAGCATTTTGCAATTAATTCTCCCTAATCTGATGTGTCACTACAGTTTTGTCATTTACCAGTGTCcccttttttcatgaaaatgtatCCAAATGCTACCAGAGAAtgtctgtttacatttgtttctCATAATAAACAATATGAAACCATTTTGGTTAATGTAAACTGCACATgatatttgactttttacatTAAGGACATATCTGACAGCACTGTTTTGGATACTCTGATATGCCGGTTTCTTTGAATTGGCTGCATATAAACACACCCAGACGTCACATCAgcactgtttgttttattccacagtgaaatatgtattttaatctGTTTCCCTAACACTTTAATAATGTCATGTCTTTATCCCCCTccttattttttcccttttatttacacattttctttctcccaCCATCCattgatgtttgtgtgtactAAGTGTTGGTGTTTGAGTtatgtgttttctgcttttggCCTCTTCTCATACTGCCTCCCTGGTCTGTTTGGCTCCAGCCCTTCCCAACCTGtaggatgtttttttgctttgcttggaTGTATGTCAGGGcatgtctttgtctgtttttttctttttgttgttcttgttgttttctgtcttgcaTGTCTCTCTTTATCTCATTGTGATGTATCTTGCATTTTACTCCCACTGCTATCCAGTCACAATCTTTAGAAGTCTGTTCTGTTCAGGTTTTattaatttgtcttttgtgCCATCGGATTTCCACCTGTAACTgcctttatttttgtgatttcattgGAGTTTAGTGTGGTTGAAATGTGctgtttattacttttacttttttgtactttctgtTCAGTTATTATGGGTTTACTCATGTTCTCTGCTTcactctgattttatttttttcagtcagttttgaGTTACATTTTCAGTCGGTTTTGAGTTGTATGTGCATGGTTGTCTCCAGGCCTCAGTGGAGAACATTATGAAGGAGAAGATGCCAAAGAAAGGAGGACGCTGGTGGTTCTCATGGAGGAGTCGGAACAGCGACTCTAAATCAGTAAGTACAGAGATACACACATTACTGGTGAGATTTTTTAGgataaaaaatgtcctttttttcttttcttaaaaaaaatctttgaataAAACAGGTAGGCTTTTTGAGATCTTAATCTCTTTTTTCATGAGAGTCTTAGGTACAAACATACAGTTTAAACATAGACAAACATAAACCTTTTACAATGTTCAAATGGAATAGGAGAGTGTAACTTAGAACGAGCTCATTCCACCTGTATGCATGTAGCATCGTATTGAAGCCATGTTATGTGTAAACATGAGGTACAGCTAATGCCAAGATGTCCTGAAACATGACAATTTTAGGTGAATTTAATGCAACCTGAGAGTAGATGTAACTAggcagtttttgcagtaaaGTTTTGTAAGAATTTAAAAGAAGCTTATGTTGTCCTTAGCCTTCATTATCAACATGGTAAAGAGTGTCGGAGTTGGGGGAAGAATATTAGGCAAAAGCTGGGAGCCATATTTGTTCCTTAGATCAACACATAAGAATGTTTCAGTCGATTAAGCcatttttgacctttgacctttgtgCCCTTCAGGAATCAGTGACAGATGCAGGAGGTGACAGTGGAGAGAGCTCACTCACTATGTCCCCAGTGAACAGGTGACTTCAGACAAGTTTTTgcctgcttctttttttataagCTTTTAATCACTACATTTCTCTCCCAAACACACTATTTTTTTCCTAGTTTCACCAcatttattgtctttaaaattcAGGATGAAAGATGAGTCATCGTCTAGTGATGAGGACCACAGATCGCCCAATCAGGCAACAGGATCCTGCCAGTCAGAGCTCCTCATGAGCTCTGGCAGTGTCTATTACAAGAAGACTCTTCGGCTTACCTCAGAGCAACTGGTGTGTATTTATTGATCTAAATTGGGATAAAAACATGCGCACAAGTTAGTTTATGGCATCTTTGAAGCTCTGTAGGGACTTGTAATGTATTGCACACTATGATAATGTAAGAAAGTGGGAAAATTACATACTTCCAtaacaaaaatgcatataatGTTTTCTGTTAAACTAACTTCTTTCTCAATCTGGAAATTGTCCACAAGAATGGAAATGTGTGGCTCTATAGACTACACTCTCTATCTCTGTACACTGGAATGAAAGATAGTTGGATACATTTGCATATCTTTGAATGAATGGTGTTATTCTTACATTTGTTTAGAAGAATACACCATGCATTGTCGTGTTGTTGCATGTTTTCCATACCTGGAGTAGCctcaggctgaaaaaaaagctttttaacccTCCTT is a genomic window containing:
- the lpin1a gene encoding phosphatidate phosphatase LPIN1 isoform X2 — encoded protein: MNYVGQLAGQVFVQVKELYRGLNPATLSGCIDVIVVRQPDGSLQCSPFHVRFGKMGVLRSREKVVDIEINGEPVSLHMKLGENGEAFFVKETENTMEIVPSYLATSPIMSTGAELMESQLGRGSSRHHDTLPCSSLPVQSLGPQQSDGGMIKKRRKRRRKARPEAGGGGGGGRREESGEEFSEDEDMFSIDLSSDEEREGDSSRAVYGDQGSTANMHTHPSTDWPRLQSHVIKETLSLSTPCGLSISCPQQTSHFPSAVSLDDSRSSTPKSDSELSNQNKDNPEMLWTWGELPQAAQPSFLTSHQKQDPVPAVSVPVSASTHFRAINDSEPPSLTVYAPQLGETAAHSGDKDTEESKNGARVELTTKTGDRAAGREVESVGPACEEMEGLTACSASPRILLDHIDEGGNRGSPVRRTDSPSKKKEKRSQHLGADGVYLDDITELEPEVAALYFPKSDGGSSSMKADSDMLMMGARSANQSPQSVSSSGMDSGVDSLSDHVGDLPHVAISLCGGLTDNREITREQFQERAISYQQFSENPSIIDDPNLVVKIGNKYYNWSTAAPVMLAMQVYQKPLPQASVENIMKEKMPKKGGRWWFSWRSRNSDSKSESVTDAGGDSGESSLTMSPVNRMKDESSSSDEDHRSPNQATGSCQSELLMSSGSVYYKKTLRLTSEQLASLQLMEGPNEVVFSVTTQYQGTCRCHGTIYLWSWDDKIVISDIDGTITRSDTLGHILPTLGKDWTHQGIARLYHKVSQNGYKFMYCSARAIGMADMTRGYLHWVNERGTMLPMGPVLLSPSSLFSALHREVIEKKPEKFKIECLTDIKHLFYPNTEPFYAAFGNRATDVYSYKEVGVPLNRIFTVNPKGELVQEHAKTNISSYGRLCDMVDHVFPVQAREEGADFPCSDTFGQCSYWSKQLPDGTNQEEEEPQPLETS
- the lpin1a gene encoding phosphatidate phosphatase LPIN1 isoform X1; amino-acid sequence: MNYVGQLAGQVFVQVKELYRGLNPATLSGCIDVIVVRQPDGSLQCSPFHVRFGKMGVLRSREKVVDIEINGEPVSLHMKLGENGEAFFVKETENTMEIVPSYLATSPIMSTGAELMESQLGRGSSRHHDTLPCSSLPVQSLGPQQSDGGMIKKRRKRRRKARPEAGGGGGGGRREESGEEFSEDEDMFSIDLSSDEEREGDSSRAVYGDQGSTANMHTHPSTDWPRLQSHVIKETLSLSTPCGLSISCPQQTSHFPSAVSSLDDSRSSTPKSDSELSNQNKDNPEMLWTWGELPQAAQPSFLTSHQKQDPVPAVSVPVSASTHFRAINDSEPPSLTVYAPQLGETAAHSGDKDTEESKNGARVELTTKTGDRAAGREVESVGPACEEMEGLTACSASPRILLDHIDEGGNRGSPVRRTDSPSKKKEKRSQHLGADGVYLDDITELEPEVAALYFPKSDGGSSSMKADSDMLMMGARSANQSPQSVSSSGMDSGVDSLSDHVGDLPHVAISLCGGLTDNREITREQFQERAISYQQFSENPSIIDDPNLVVKIGNKYYNWSTAAPVMLAMQVYQKPLPQASVENIMKEKMPKKGGRWWFSWRSRNSDSKSESVTDAGGDSGESSLTMSPVNRMKDESSSSDEDHRSPNQATGSCQSELLMSSGSVYYKKTLRLTSEQLASLQLMEGPNEVVFSVTTQYQGTCRCHGTIYLWSWDDKIVISDIDGTITRSDTLGHILPTLGKDWTHQGIARLYHKVSQNGYKFMYCSARAIGMADMTRGYLHWVNERGTMLPMGPVLLSPSSLFSALHREVIEKKPEKFKIECLTDIKHLFYPNTEPFYAAFGNRATDVYSYKEVGVPLNRIFTVNPKGELVQEHAKTNISSYGRLCDMVDHVFPVQAREEGADFPCSDTFGQCSYWSKQLPDGTNQEEEEPQPLETS